One region of Jatrophihabitans cynanchi genomic DNA includes:
- a CDS encoding acyl-CoA dehydrogenase family protein, with product MSDALARLDLLDLDDDLDDEDRLLRDTVRKFADDRLRPHIRQWFEDGTLPARELAQEFGALGVLGMHLHGYGCQGAKPSQYGLVGAEIEAVDSGLRSLVSVQGSLAMYAIYAYGSEEQKQRWLPEMAKGNLIGCFGLTEPDSGSDPGSMRTRARRDGADWVLSGNKMWITNGSISDVAVVWARTDEGIRGFLVEKGMPGFSAQDVHHKISLRASVTSELILDEVRLPESARLPGAEGLRAPLGCLTEARFGIIWGVTGSARDALAATLDYARSRTQFGKPIGGFQLTQRKLAEMAVQLQQMQLTARRLGELKDAGRIKAHQISFGKFANVRGALEICREARSILGGSGITTEYPVLRHAVNLETVYTYEGTHEVHTLVLGAQLTGLDAFR from the coding sequence ATGAGTGACGCCCTGGCTCGATTGGACCTGCTCGACCTCGACGACGACCTCGACGACGAGGACCGCCTGTTGCGGGACACGGTCCGCAAGTTCGCCGACGACCGGCTGCGGCCGCACATCCGGCAGTGGTTCGAGGACGGGACGTTGCCGGCCCGCGAGCTCGCGCAGGAGTTCGGCGCGCTGGGCGTGCTGGGGATGCACCTGCACGGGTACGGCTGCCAGGGCGCCAAGCCGTCGCAGTACGGGCTGGTCGGCGCCGAGATCGAGGCGGTCGACTCCGGCCTGCGCTCGCTGGTGAGCGTGCAGGGGTCCCTTGCGATGTACGCGATCTACGCGTACGGCAGCGAGGAGCAGAAGCAGCGCTGGCTGCCGGAGATGGCCAAGGGCAACCTGATCGGCTGCTTCGGCCTGACCGAACCCGATTCGGGCTCGGACCCGGGCTCGATGCGTACCCGCGCCCGCCGCGACGGCGCGGACTGGGTGCTCAGCGGAAACAAGATGTGGATCACGAACGGTTCGATCTCGGACGTCGCCGTCGTCTGGGCGCGCACCGACGAGGGCATCCGCGGCTTCCTGGTGGAGAAGGGCATGCCCGGTTTCTCCGCGCAGGACGTGCACCACAAGATCTCGCTGCGGGCGTCGGTCACCAGCGAGTTGATCCTGGACGAGGTGCGGCTGCCCGAGTCCGCGCGGCTGCCCGGCGCCGAGGGGCTGCGCGCCCCGCTCGGCTGCCTGACCGAGGCCCGCTTCGGCATCATCTGGGGGGTCACCGGCTCGGCGCGGGACGCGCTCGCGGCCACCCTGGACTACGCGCGCAGCCGCACCCAGTTCGGCAAGCCGATCGGCGGGTTCCAGCTCACCCAGCGCAAGCTCGCCGAGATGGCGGTGCAACTGCAGCAGATGCAGCTCACCGCGCGGCGCCTGGGCGAGCTCAAGGACGCCGGACGGATCAAGGCGCACCAGATCAGTTTCGGCAAGTTCGCCAACGTGCGGGGTGCGCTGGAGATCTGCCGGGAAGCTCGCTCGATCCTCGGCGGCAGCGGCATCACCACCGAGTACCCGGTGCTGCGGCACGCGGTGAACCTGGAGACGGTCTACACCTACGAGGGCACCCATGAGGTGCATACCCTGGTACTCGGCGCGCAACTGACCGGCCTGGACGCCTTCCGCTGA